From Betta splendens chromosome 3, fBetSpl5.4, whole genome shotgun sequence, the proteins below share one genomic window:
- the madd gene encoding MAP kinase-activating death domain protein isoform X11, protein MEKKKMCPRLLDYLVVVGARQPSSDSVAQTPQLLRRYPLEDHHDFPLPPDVVFFCQPEGCLSIRQRRVSLRDDSSFVFTLTDKDSGITRYGICVNFYRSFQRGHHRPRGDKNSHSETAAPESASEGSDGGAPPSALAPPNGAEVGQAPASGEESGPHGAELNAGKSPQHRRRAAKMAARNRNSTLTSLCILSHYPFFSTFRECLYILKRLVDCCSQRLTQRAGLPRATQRDTMWRVFTGALLVEEKGSLLLADLREIESWVYRLLRSPVPVAGQRRVDVEVLPQELKRLLTFALPDNSRFSMVDFPLHLPLELLGVDACLQVLTCVLLEHKVILQSRDYNALSMSVMAFVAMIYPLEYMFPVIPLLPTCMASAEQLLLAPTPYIIGVPASFFLYKSDFKMPDDVWLVDLDSSKVIAPTNAEILPPLPEPEALELKKHLKQCLVRLTVITQKQIFSSENKALASMSLNTQPILNLEKFQEGQEMPLLPPGRDKASPSSTEFNPLIYGNDVDSVDVATRVAMVRFFNSGNVLQGFQMHTRTLRLFPRPVVAFQSTSFLASRPRRSAFADKLSHTQAVEFYGEWALNPTNLAFQRIHNNVFDPSLIGDKPKWYAHQLQPVVYRVYDGSSQLVEAMAGPLEDEANESDPTDSGSDSEAYDDSSSSYSSLGDLVSEMIQGDIQGDTPSLDPPTHAALGDASEVEFQDFRDFRDDHGTDGPPSGDGPAEPSDGQPLRSSSSTTASSSPSTIIQGVNHEQGEAPEIEASASAALQNPVPGLGSQPFLRPTADAGLADPGNKKQEYDNPYFEPQYGFPSEDDPDLEEQVESYTPRFNQNLNGNKAQRPLRPSSLRLPGESDGEGDSHNSSPNSTISNSSNDGFGGLMSFASNLYKNHGTSFSLSNLALPNKAAREKSTPFPSLKVFGLNSLMEIITEAGPGSGEGARAPRALVDQKSSVIKHSPTVKRESPSPQGRVNNTSENQQFLKEVVQSVLDGQGVGWLNMKKVRRLLENEQLRVFVLSKLNRAVQSEEDARQEIIRDVEVNRKVYKGMLDILKCTISSLEHSYTNAGLGGMASVFSLLEIARTHYQTKGSEGGKQQRPPVADAEEKKSQISADSGLSVTSGSQKSDTESVTSSEPPILTRSTSQDSEASTVISNSSGETLGADSDLSSAAGDGLGGRTAPHLTQSRGTLSDSEIETNPATSSVFGKTHTLKPGVKDHVPPMAKAPPVQPMEDLSMRIYLCEGLLGRDKSSVWDQLEDAAMETFSLSKERSTLWDQMQFWEDAFLDAVMLEREGMGMDQGPQEMIERYLSLGEHDRKRLEDDEDRLLATLLHNMIAYMLMMKVNKNDIRKKVRRLMGKSHIGLTYSQEINEILDKLAHMNGRELSIRPSGSRHIKKQTFVVHAGTDTTGDIFFMEVCDDCIVLRSNIGTVYERWWYEKLINMTYCPKTKVLCLWRRNGQETQLNKFYTKKCRELYYCVKDSMERAAARQQSIKPGPELGGEFPVQDMKTGEGGLLQVTLEGINLKFMHSQVFIELSHIKKCNTVKGVFVLEEFVPETKEVVIHKYKTPMAHQICYSVLCLFSYVAAVKGKEAEGKAKILSPRPLSS, encoded by the exons atggagaaaaagaaaatgtgccCTCGCCTTCTCGACTACTTGGTAGTGGTTGGAGCAAG GCAACCGAGCAGTGACAGCGTGGCCCAGACGCCTCAGCTGCTTCGCCGTTACCCGTTGGAGGACCACCACGACTTCCCTCTCCCGCCCGATGTGGTGTTTTTCTGCCAACCCGAGGGCTGCCTCAGCATCCGCCAGCGCAGGGTCAGCCTTCGCGACGACTCCTCGTTTGTGTTCACACTGACCGACAAGGACTCAGGAATCACTCGCTATGGGATCTGCGTCAACTTCTACCGCTCCTTCCAGCGCGGCCACCACCGCCCCCGCGGGGACAAGAACAGTCACTcggagacggcggcgccggAGAGCGCCAGCGAAGGCTCTGATGGTGGCGCTCCTCCGTCAGCGCTAGCTCCGCCCAACGGCGCTGAGGTCGGACAAGCACCCGCCTCTGGAGAGGAGAGTGGGCCGCACGGCGCTGAGCTGAACGCAGGAAAGTCCCCGCAGCACAGACGGAGAGCGGCCAAGATGGCGGCCAGGAACCGCAACAGCACGCTGACCTCCCTGTGCATCCTCAGCCACTACCCCTTCTTTTCCACCTTCAGGGAGTGCTTATACATTCTCAAGAGGCTGGTggactgctgcagccagaggctAACGCAGCGGGCCGGGCTGCCCCGGGCCACGCAGAG AGACACCATGTGGCGGGTGTTCACTGGTGCGCTGttggtggaggagaagggcaGCCTTCTGCTGGCCGACCTACGGGAGATCGAGTCGTGGGTGTACCGGTTGCTGCGTTCCCCGGTCCCAGTGGCGGGTCAGAGGCGTGTGGACGTGGAAGTGCTGCCGCAGGAACTCAAAAGGCTGCTGACCTTTGCCCTGCCCGACAACTCCCGCTTCTCCATGGTGGACTTCCCTCTGCACCTGCCCTTAGAGCTGCTGGGCGTGGACGCCTGCCTTCAGGTCCTCACCTGTGTCCTTCTGGAGCACAAA GTCATTCTACAGTCCAGAGATTACAACGCTCTGTCGATGAGTGTCATGGCGTTCGTGGCTATGATCTATCCGCTGGAGTACATGTTTCCCGTCATCCCCTTACTTCCGACCTGCATGGCCTCTGCTGAGCAG CTTCTTCTCGCCCCCACCCCCTACATTATCGGCGTACCGGccagcttcttcctctacaAATCTGATTTCAAAATGCCAGACGACGTGTGGCTTGTGGATCTAGACAGCAGTAAG GTTATTGCACCCACAAACGCAGAGATCCTCCCACCTCTTCCGGAGCCCGAGGCACTAGAGCTTAAGAAACACCTGAAACAG TGTCTGGTTAGGTTGACCGTGATCACCCAAAAGCAGATCTTCTCCTCTGAAAATAAG GCCTTGGCCAGTATGAGTTTGAACACCCAACCCATTCTGAACCTGGAGAAGTTCCAGGAAGGTCAGGAAATGCCTCTGCTCCCTCCTGGGAGGGACAAAGCGTCTCCGTCCTCCACAGAGTTCAACCCTCTAATTTACGGCAATGATGTGGATTCTGTGGACGTGGCCACCAG AGTGGCCATGGTCCGGTTCTTCAACTCTGGAAATGTCCTGCAGGGGTTCCAGATGCACACTCGCACCCTGCGCCTCTTCCCCCGCCCCGTGGTGGCCTTTCAGTCCACGTCTTTCCTCGCGTCGCGTCCACGGCGCTCTGCCTTTGCAGACAAACTTTCTCACACCCAGGCGGTCGAGTTCTATGGCGAGTGGGCTCTCAATCCCACCAACCTCGCCTTTCAGAGGATACACAACA ACGTATTTGACCCCTCCTTAATTGGAGACAAGCCCAAGTGGTATGCTCATCAGCTGCAACCCGTGGTCTACCGGGTGTATGACGGCAGCTCCCAGCTGGTTGAAGCTATGGCCGGTCCCTTGGAGGATGAGGCCAATGAATCAGACCCCACAGACAG TGGTAGTGACAGCGAGGCATATGATGACTCCAGCTCATCTTATTCCTCACTTGGAGACCTTGTGAGTGAGATGATCCAAGGTGACATTCAGGGAGACACACCAA GTTTGGACCCGCCTACCCACGCTGCACTGGGAGACGCTAGCGAGGTCGAATTTCAAGATTTCCGCGACTTCAGAGATGACCACGGTACGGACGGGCCACCGAGCGGGGACGGACCCGCTGAACCTTCTGACGGGCAGCCTCttcgctccagctccagcacaacTGCAAGCTCTAGTCCTAGCACAATCATCCAAGGAGTCAAccat gagcagggggaggcgCCTGAAATTGAAGCATCAGCAAGCGCGGCGTTACAGAATCCAGTCCCCGGACTGGGAAGTCAGCCGTTCCTCAGACCTACAGCTGATGCTGGCCTGGCAGACCCCGGCAATAAAAAGCAGGAGTATGACAACCCATACTTTGAGCCTCAGTATGGATTCCCCTCAGAGGACGACCCCGATTTAGAAGAGCAAGTGGAATCATACACGCCTCGATTCAACCAGAATCTCAATGGCaacaa GGCACAGCGTCCATTACGGCCCAGTAGCCTGCGGCTCCCAGGAGAGTCTGACGGGGAGGGGGACTCTCACAACAGCTCACCAAACTCCACCATCTCCAACAGCAGCAACGATGGATTCGGGGGGCTCATGTCCTTTGCTA GCAACCTTTACAAGAACCACGGCACCAGTTTCAGTCTGTCCAATCTCGCCCTTCCCAATAAGGCAGCGAGGGAGAAATCCACTCCTTTCCCAAGTTTAAAAG TATTTGGGCTAAATTCTCTAATGGAGATAATTACAGAGGCCGGCCCGGGGAGCGGAGAAG GGGCGCGTGCACCTCGAGCACTTGTGGACCAGAAGTCTTCAGTAATAAAGCACAGTCCCACTGTAAAGCGAGAGTCGCCGTCTCCTCAGGGTCGGGTCAACAACACAAG TGAGAACCAGCAGTTCTTGAAGGAAGTGGTGCAGAGTGTTCTGGACGGTCAGGGGGTCGGCTGGCTCAACATGAAAAAAGTGCGGCGCCTGCTGGAGAACGAGCAGCTTCGCGTGTTTGTGCTGAGTAAGCTGAACCGAGCCGTCCAGTCGGAGGAAGACGCCAGACAGGAAATCATCCGTGACGTG GAGGTGAACAGGAAGGTGTACAAGGGCATGCTGGACATCTTGAAGTGCACGATTTCCAGCCTAGAGCACTCCTACACGAACGCGGGGCTCGGGGGAATGGCCAGTGTCTTCAGCTTACTAGAAATTGCACGCACACATTATCAAACCAAAG ggtctgagggaggaaagcagcagcGCCCCCCGGTGGCGGACGCAGAGGAGAAGAAGTCGCAGATCAGCGCCGACAGCGGCCTCAGTGTCACTTCTGGATCTCAG AAGAGTGACACGGAGTCCGTAACGAGCTCGGAGCCGCCGATCTTGACACGAAGCACCAGCCAGGACTCGGAGGCCAGCACAGTG ATAAGCAACAGCTCTGGAGAGACTCTTGGAGCGGACAGTGACCTGAGCAGCGCAGCAGGAGACGGCCTCGGCGGGAGGACCGCTCCTCACCTCACTCAGTCCAGGGGGACGCTGTCGGACAGCGAGATCGAAACCAACCCCGCCACCAGCTCCGTGTTT GGAAAGACCCACACTCTGAAACCAGGTGTGAAGGATCACGTGCCTCCGATGGCGAAGGCGCCGCCTGTGCAGCCCATGGAGGACCTGAGCATGAGGATTTACCTGTGTGAAGGCCTGCTGG GACGTGATAAGAGCTCCGTTTGGGATCAACTAGAAGACGCTGCCATGGAAACCTTTTCTCTAA GTAAGGAGCGCTCCACTCTGTGGGACCAGATGCAGTTCTGGGAGGACGCCTTCTTagatgctgtgatgctggagCGTGAGGGCATGGGCATGGACCAGGGCCCTCAGGAGATGATTGAAAG ATACTTGTCACTGGGAGAACACGACCGCAAACGTCTAGAAGATGATGAGGACAGACTTCTGGCCACACTGCTGCACAATATGATTGCATACATGCTAATGATGAAA GTTAACAAAAACGACATCAGGAAGAAAGTGAGACGTCTGATGGGCAAATCCCACATCGGCCTCACCTACAGCCAGGAGATCAACGAGATACTGGACAAACTGGCCCACATG AACGGCCGTGAGCTGTCGATCAGGCCCAGTGGAAGCCGCCACATCAAGAAGCAGACGTTCGTTGTTCACGCGGGCACAGATACAACAGGAGACATCTTCTTCATGGAG GTCTGTGACGACTGTATAGTCTTGCGCAGCAACATCGGCACGGTTTACGAGCGCTGGTGGTACGAGAAGCTCATCAACATGACGTACTGCCCCAAGACCAAGGTGCTGTGTCTCTGGAGACGCAACGGCCAGGAGACGCAGCTCAACAAGTTCTACACCAAAAAG TGTCGTGAACTTTACTACTGTGTCAAAGACAGTATGGAAAGAGCTGCAGCGAGGCAGCAGAGCATTAAGCCAG GTCCAGAACTGGGCGGAGAGTTTCCCGTTCAGGACATGAAGACCGGTGAAGGTGGACTCCTGCAGGTCACGCTGGAAGGAATCAACCTCAAATTCATGCACAGCCAG
- the madd gene encoding MAP kinase-activating death domain protein isoform X13 — translation MEKKKMCPRLLDYLVVVGARQPSSDSVAQTPQLLRRYPLEDHHDFPLPPDVVFFCQPEGCLSIRQRRVSLRDDSSFVFTLTDKDSGITRYGICVNFYRSFQRGHHRPRGDKNSHSETAAPESASEGSDGGAPPSALAPPNGAEVGQAPASGEESGPHGAELNAGKSPQHRRRAAKMAARNRNSTLTSLCILSHYPFFSTFRECLYILKRLVDCCSQRLTQRAGLPRATQRDTMWRVFTGALLVEEKGSLLLADLREIESWVYRLLRSPVPVAGQRRVDVEVLPQELKRLLTFALPDNSRFSMVDFPLHLPLELLGVDACLQVLTCVLLEHKVILQSRDYNALSMSVMAFVAMIYPLEYMFPVIPLLPTCMASAEQLLLAPTPYIIGVPASFFLYKSDFKMPDDVWLVDLDSSKVIAPTNAEILPPLPEPEALELKKHLKQCLVRLTVITQKQIFSSENKALASMSLNTQPILNLEKFQEGQEMPLLPPGRDKASPSSTEFNPLIYGNDVDSVDVATRVAMVRFFNSGNVLQGFQMHTRTLRLFPRPVVAFQSTSFLASRPRRSAFADKLSHTQAVEFYGEWALNPTNLAFQRIHNNVFDPSLIGDKPKWYAHQLQPVVYRVYDGSSQLVEAMAGPLEDEANESDPTDSGSDSEAYDDSSSSYSSLGDLVSEMIQGDIQGDTPSLDPPTHAALGDASEVEFQDFRDFRDDHGTDGPPSGDGPAEPSDGQPLRSSSSTTASSSPSTIIQGVNHEQGEAPEIEASASAALQNPVPGLGSQPFLRPTADAGLADPGNKKQEYDNPYFEPQYGFPSEDDPDLEEQVESYTPRFNQNLNGNKAQRPLRPSSLRLPGESDGEGDSHNSSPNSTISNSSNDGFGGLMSFASNLYKNHGTSFSLSNLALPNKAAREKSTPFPSLKVFGLNSLMEIITEAGPGSGEGARAPRALVDQKSSVIKHSPTVKRESPSPQGRVNNTSENQQFLKEVVQSVLDGQGVGWLNMKKVRRLLENEQLRVFVLSKLNRAVQSEEDARQEIIRDVEVNRKVYKGMLDILKCTISSLEHSYTNAGLGGMASVFSLLEIARTHYQTKDPEKRKRSPTDSAGSPGSKESPSSRVEPAKPQGLLNVPQLQLPHHTAAKGARHFDTWSLNEENFIASIELWSKHQDKQKAMEKPQRSEGGKQQRPPVADAEEKKSQISADSGLSVTSGSQKSDTESVTSSEPPILTRSTSQDSEASTVISNSSGETLGADSDLSSAAGDGLGGRTAPHLTQSRGTLSDSEIETNPATSSVFGKTHTLKPGVKDHVPPMAKAPPVQPMEDLSMRIYLCEGLLGKERSTLWDQMQFWEDAFLDAVMLEREGMGMDQGPQEMIERYLSLGEHDRKRLEDDEDRLLATLLHNMIAYMLMMKVNKNDIRKKVRRLMGKSHIGLTYSQEINEILDKLAHMNGRELSIRPSGSRHIKKQTFVVHAGTDTTGDIFFMEVCDDCIVLRSNIGTVYERWWYEKLINMTYCPKTKVLCLWRRNGQETQLNKFYTKKCRELYYCVKDSMERAAARQQSIKPGPELGGEFPVQDMKTGEGGLLQVTLEGINLKFMHSQFLKLKKW, via the exons atggagaaaaagaaaatgtgccCTCGCCTTCTCGACTACTTGGTAGTGGTTGGAGCAAG GCAACCGAGCAGTGACAGCGTGGCCCAGACGCCTCAGCTGCTTCGCCGTTACCCGTTGGAGGACCACCACGACTTCCCTCTCCCGCCCGATGTGGTGTTTTTCTGCCAACCCGAGGGCTGCCTCAGCATCCGCCAGCGCAGGGTCAGCCTTCGCGACGACTCCTCGTTTGTGTTCACACTGACCGACAAGGACTCAGGAATCACTCGCTATGGGATCTGCGTCAACTTCTACCGCTCCTTCCAGCGCGGCCACCACCGCCCCCGCGGGGACAAGAACAGTCACTcggagacggcggcgccggAGAGCGCCAGCGAAGGCTCTGATGGTGGCGCTCCTCCGTCAGCGCTAGCTCCGCCCAACGGCGCTGAGGTCGGACAAGCACCCGCCTCTGGAGAGGAGAGTGGGCCGCACGGCGCTGAGCTGAACGCAGGAAAGTCCCCGCAGCACAGACGGAGAGCGGCCAAGATGGCGGCCAGGAACCGCAACAGCACGCTGACCTCCCTGTGCATCCTCAGCCACTACCCCTTCTTTTCCACCTTCAGGGAGTGCTTATACATTCTCAAGAGGCTGGTggactgctgcagccagaggctAACGCAGCGGGCCGGGCTGCCCCGGGCCACGCAGAG AGACACCATGTGGCGGGTGTTCACTGGTGCGCTGttggtggaggagaagggcaGCCTTCTGCTGGCCGACCTACGGGAGATCGAGTCGTGGGTGTACCGGTTGCTGCGTTCCCCGGTCCCAGTGGCGGGTCAGAGGCGTGTGGACGTGGAAGTGCTGCCGCAGGAACTCAAAAGGCTGCTGACCTTTGCCCTGCCCGACAACTCCCGCTTCTCCATGGTGGACTTCCCTCTGCACCTGCCCTTAGAGCTGCTGGGCGTGGACGCCTGCCTTCAGGTCCTCACCTGTGTCCTTCTGGAGCACAAA GTCATTCTACAGTCCAGAGATTACAACGCTCTGTCGATGAGTGTCATGGCGTTCGTGGCTATGATCTATCCGCTGGAGTACATGTTTCCCGTCATCCCCTTACTTCCGACCTGCATGGCCTCTGCTGAGCAG CTTCTTCTCGCCCCCACCCCCTACATTATCGGCGTACCGGccagcttcttcctctacaAATCTGATTTCAAAATGCCAGACGACGTGTGGCTTGTGGATCTAGACAGCAGTAAG GTTATTGCACCCACAAACGCAGAGATCCTCCCACCTCTTCCGGAGCCCGAGGCACTAGAGCTTAAGAAACACCTGAAACAG TGTCTGGTTAGGTTGACCGTGATCACCCAAAAGCAGATCTTCTCCTCTGAAAATAAG GCCTTGGCCAGTATGAGTTTGAACACCCAACCCATTCTGAACCTGGAGAAGTTCCAGGAAGGTCAGGAAATGCCTCTGCTCCCTCCTGGGAGGGACAAAGCGTCTCCGTCCTCCACAGAGTTCAACCCTCTAATTTACGGCAATGATGTGGATTCTGTGGACGTGGCCACCAG AGTGGCCATGGTCCGGTTCTTCAACTCTGGAAATGTCCTGCAGGGGTTCCAGATGCACACTCGCACCCTGCGCCTCTTCCCCCGCCCCGTGGTGGCCTTTCAGTCCACGTCTTTCCTCGCGTCGCGTCCACGGCGCTCTGCCTTTGCAGACAAACTTTCTCACACCCAGGCGGTCGAGTTCTATGGCGAGTGGGCTCTCAATCCCACCAACCTCGCCTTTCAGAGGATACACAACA ACGTATTTGACCCCTCCTTAATTGGAGACAAGCCCAAGTGGTATGCTCATCAGCTGCAACCCGTGGTCTACCGGGTGTATGACGGCAGCTCCCAGCTGGTTGAAGCTATGGCCGGTCCCTTGGAGGATGAGGCCAATGAATCAGACCCCACAGACAG TGGTAGTGACAGCGAGGCATATGATGACTCCAGCTCATCTTATTCCTCACTTGGAGACCTTGTGAGTGAGATGATCCAAGGTGACATTCAGGGAGACACACCAA GTTTGGACCCGCCTACCCACGCTGCACTGGGAGACGCTAGCGAGGTCGAATTTCAAGATTTCCGCGACTTCAGAGATGACCACGGTACGGACGGGCCACCGAGCGGGGACGGACCCGCTGAACCTTCTGACGGGCAGCCTCttcgctccagctccagcacaacTGCAAGCTCTAGTCCTAGCACAATCATCCAAGGAGTCAAccat gagcagggggaggcgCCTGAAATTGAAGCATCAGCAAGCGCGGCGTTACAGAATCCAGTCCCCGGACTGGGAAGTCAGCCGTTCCTCAGACCTACAGCTGATGCTGGCCTGGCAGACCCCGGCAATAAAAAGCAGGAGTATGACAACCCATACTTTGAGCCTCAGTATGGATTCCCCTCAGAGGACGACCCCGATTTAGAAGAGCAAGTGGAATCATACACGCCTCGATTCAACCAGAATCTCAATGGCaacaa GGCACAGCGTCCATTACGGCCCAGTAGCCTGCGGCTCCCAGGAGAGTCTGACGGGGAGGGGGACTCTCACAACAGCTCACCAAACTCCACCATCTCCAACAGCAGCAACGATGGATTCGGGGGGCTCATGTCCTTTGCTA GCAACCTTTACAAGAACCACGGCACCAGTTTCAGTCTGTCCAATCTCGCCCTTCCCAATAAGGCAGCGAGGGAGAAATCCACTCCTTTCCCAAGTTTAAAAG TATTTGGGCTAAATTCTCTAATGGAGATAATTACAGAGGCCGGCCCGGGGAGCGGAGAAG GGGCGCGTGCACCTCGAGCACTTGTGGACCAGAAGTCTTCAGTAATAAAGCACAGTCCCACTGTAAAGCGAGAGTCGCCGTCTCCTCAGGGTCGGGTCAACAACACAAG TGAGAACCAGCAGTTCTTGAAGGAAGTGGTGCAGAGTGTTCTGGACGGTCAGGGGGTCGGCTGGCTCAACATGAAAAAAGTGCGGCGCCTGCTGGAGAACGAGCAGCTTCGCGTGTTTGTGCTGAGTAAGCTGAACCGAGCCGTCCAGTCGGAGGAAGACGCCAGACAGGAAATCATCCGTGACGTG GAGGTGAACAGGAAGGTGTACAAGGGCATGCTGGACATCTTGAAGTGCACGATTTCCAGCCTAGAGCACTCCTACACGAACGCGGGGCTCGGGGGAATGGCCAGTGTCTTCAGCTTACTAGAAATTGCACGCACACATTATCAAACCAAAG ACCCAGAAAAGCGCAAGCGAAGCCCCACAGACAGTGCTGGGAGCCCAGGGAGTAAAGAGAGTCCGTCGAGTCGAGTGGAGCCTGCCAAACCTCAGGGCCTTCTGAATGTCCCTCAACTGCAGCTGCCGCACCACACGGCGGCCAAAGGAGCGCGCCATTTTGATACCTGGAGTCTGAACGAGGAGAACTTTATTGCCTCGATTG AATTGTGGAGCAAGCACCAGGATAAGCAAAAAGCTATGGAAAAACCTCAGA ggtctgagggaggaaagcagcagcGCCCCCCGGTGGCGGACGCAGAGGAGAAGAAGTCGCAGATCAGCGCCGACAGCGGCCTCAGTGTCACTTCTGGATCTCAG AAGAGTGACACGGAGTCCGTAACGAGCTCGGAGCCGCCGATCTTGACACGAAGCACCAGCCAGGACTCGGAGGCCAGCACAGTG ATAAGCAACAGCTCTGGAGAGACTCTTGGAGCGGACAGTGACCTGAGCAGCGCAGCAGGAGACGGCCTCGGCGGGAGGACCGCTCCTCACCTCACTCAGTCCAGGGGGACGCTGTCGGACAGCGAGATCGAAACCAACCCCGCCACCAGCTCCGTGTTT GGAAAGACCCACACTCTGAAACCAGGTGTGAAGGATCACGTGCCTCCGATGGCGAAGGCGCCGCCTGTGCAGCCCATGGAGGACCTGAGCATGAGGATTTACCTGTGTGAAGGCCTGCTGG GTAAGGAGCGCTCCACTCTGTGGGACCAGATGCAGTTCTGGGAGGACGCCTTCTTagatgctgtgatgctggagCGTGAGGGCATGGGCATGGACCAGGGCCCTCAGGAGATGATTGAAAG ATACTTGTCACTGGGAGAACACGACCGCAAACGTCTAGAAGATGATGAGGACAGACTTCTGGCCACACTGCTGCACAATATGATTGCATACATGCTAATGATGAAA GTTAACAAAAACGACATCAGGAAGAAAGTGAGACGTCTGATGGGCAAATCCCACATCGGCCTCACCTACAGCCAGGAGATCAACGAGATACTGGACAAACTGGCCCACATG AACGGCCGTGAGCTGTCGATCAGGCCCAGTGGAAGCCGCCACATCAAGAAGCAGACGTTCGTTGTTCACGCGGGCACAGATACAACAGGAGACATCTTCTTCATGGAG GTCTGTGACGACTGTATAGTCTTGCGCAGCAACATCGGCACGGTTTACGAGCGCTGGTGGTACGAGAAGCTCATCAACATGACGTACTGCCCCAAGACCAAGGTGCTGTGTCTCTGGAGACGCAACGGCCAGGAGACGCAGCTCAACAAGTTCTACACCAAAAAG TGTCGTGAACTTTACTACTGTGTCAAAGACAGTATGGAAAGAGCTGCAGCGAGGCAGCAGAGCATTAAGCCAG GTCCAGAACTGGGCGGAGAGTTTCCCGTTCAGGACATGAAGACCGGTGAAGGTGGACTCCTGCAGGTCACGCTGGAAGGAATCAACCTCAAATTCATGCACAGCCAG